attttatatttaattcttcttttgggttttttttgcaGGGATTTAGGAAGGTAGTACCGGATCGATGGGAGTTTTCGAATGAATGTTTTCGCAAAGGAGAAAAGAATTTGCTGTGTGAAATACAAAGGAGGAAACTGGTGGCTGCACCGGCGGCGCAAGTGGTGGCAGCACCGGCGGCGGTGAAAGTGATAAAAACGTCGTCGAATTCTTCATCGGATGAGCAAGTAGTGATATCGACGAGGAGTTCTTCGCCGGGGTTGTCATTGGAGTTGTTGGATGAGAACgagaggttgaggaaggataATGTGCGGTTAAAAGGGGAGTTAACGGAGATGAAGAGTTTGTGTggtaatatttttagtttggtgtCGGATTTTGAGAACTTGCGAGAGGAGGAGGCGAGGAAGGTGTTGGATTTGTTGCCGATGAAGGAGGAAGGAGGGGATGGAGCGAGGATTTTTGGGGTGGAGGTTGGTGTGAAAAGAGGGAGGGAATTAAGTGGGGATATGGAGGTGGAGGAGGATGGGATGCAATTGCGGTTGCGGCAACCGGGTGGCGGCAGTAGTGACGGGGGTGAAGATTGAGGTGAACGGTAGTCGAAATGAAGATAGATAGTAACGGCGGCACGGTGGCGGTGGTGAAGATGCACCGCATCATGAATTGAACAATGAATGCCTCAAGGTATAGTTAATCAAAGATCTAATGAGGCCACGTCTCTCTCCACGCCATTCAAACTGCGTTCCGCCtgaaaaaacatctttttaCAACACAGCATTACTGTGTAGATAAACAGACACACAGTAGAACAGTTACAATGTATGTATtagatggagatggagatgatCCAAGGCAAAATGGAACTGAACTGGTTTTCTTCTATCTTCCATCTTCTATCAGCTTGACCTACTCTCCATTTAGCCTGTTACAGATCCTATCCTCTGATTTTGTAGAatctatatattgtttttatttttaaacatttaaaataagtttGACTGCACTTCAAAACGGTGTTTTAGAGCACTAGAATTGCGGCAACAAAAAATTGTTGCGGTACAAAGAAAGCTGCTGTTCTAAAGAAAAAACTCCGTTATCAGTCCAGGCAGGGCGGCACAGAGTGCAAAGCATGAGCCCACATGGTTGAAGGAGACGAATGCTTTCTATGTTGAAATTTCTGATCCATGGTGGGCGTTGATTCTGGCTGGCTTCGGTCAACAAGTTGGGTTGTGGCTGTGGTTGTATTGATGGTTAGAAACAAAAGATATTTTGTTCAGACAATTATGGCATGTAAGTTACTAatgttattaaaaacaaattgcaacAAGCTTATGAAAATCTCTAaaatgaaacttaaaaaaacttgtttttgagtttttgacaTAAGATCCAAATATAACAAgcttttatttgatattttttaaaataataccgGTGgtaacaattttgaaaaaataataaatgttataaaagtatttgaaaaatttaacaGTTTGAAATAAGTATTGTTTAGTTGTAATTTAAAATGGttttatgtaaattaattaaaattcacaagagtaaatttaagattttatgaaaatttaatggTTAAGAGATGAGATTCAAGATTTGAGGatagcaaaaaagaagaagaagaagaaatgagctGATGTAGCAttagaaataaatgaaaaaagagaaaaaggaaaagaaataatatGGAATCCATtagcggaaaaaaaaaaaaaaaaagggaaagaaagaataTGGGATACATCAGCACTCTATTATCAACACATCGATTAATTTTAGATAATAAcagttataattattatatctgACTCGAGATATTATCCAAATAAGAGTTGGATTACggataaaataacatcatttcaataagtttcaaaaaaataaaaaaaatttgaataaaaaaataatattaaaattgatttaatttaatcatttaggTCCCGGGATGACTTGTACTAAATCAATCTCCAagttaatctaatataaaatattgttcaAGTTAAGCTCTTATCAACAAATCACTAAATCAATCCGCTAGACCGGTTAAAGCTTCATATCGGATCAAAACAACCATtataatggttttcaaaatatattagagttcaaatttaagaaaagacTGCAATAAATAATTTTGCGTTCATACATTAATCTAGATATGCAAGGTAGATATCTtaatgcattatatatatatatatatatatatatatcgattcGAGGATAGCGTGATTATTAAGAACCTATTACCATCTCAACATCAACTGAATAAAAGTATCATGCTCTGCATATTTGAAGGACTCCACCTGCCTGCTACACAAATCATCCTGCCTACACTTTTAATGGCAGTATAAATTTAACTTTGGCGGAGAAAATGACTGGAGATTGCACATTTTCTAAGGCTGCAGTACCAAATGGTGTTTGTTGTTCATCAATGGTCTCAAAGATGCTCATTAAGTTCTTATAACATTGACAATCAACTCTGAAACTGAAACTATGGACTGAACTAAGATTGGACTAGGAAACATTAAACTCTTAACAACTACTTCCGATTCTAACACGTCTTCCTACACATGTTAGGGGGTTATTATAACAACTGGTTTGATATGAACACGGGGACTGATAATTTTCACCTACTCATCTTTGATCCCTTTCAGGAACTTCAACACTTTGAGCATGGTAGGTCTATTAGCAGGATTATCAGACAGGCAAACAGCAGCAATCTGCAGCATTTGAAGCATCATCTGCTTGGAATCTGCACTAAGAACTGTTGGATCAAGAACATCAGCAGCCTGACCCTTCTTAATCTTTTGAAACACCCAACCGACTAGGTTCCCCCCTTCAACCTCTTTGAAATCCGGTCCTGTTGGCTCTTTCCCAGTCACCAATTCAAGCAGAATTACACCAAAGCTATAAACATCTCCTCTTGTAGTAGACCTCCCACTCTGACCATACTCTGGTGGTATGTAACCAAATGTTCCTGCTATGTCTGTGCTAACATGAGTCTCGCAAGCACTGATCAACCTGGCCAGCCCAAAATCAGCAACCTTTGGCTCGAAATCCTCGTTAAGTAGGATGTTGCTGGCTTTGATATCCCTGTGGATAATGTGGGGGGTGAATCCATGGTGGAGAAAAGCTAGCCCACGTGCAGAACCAGTTGCAATTTTGACGCGCTTGGGCCAATCAAGGACGTCAAGAGCCCTGCTTTGATTTCTTAGCCAAAGATCTAAGCTCCCATTTACCATGTATTCATAAACAAGGAGCTTTTCCTCCCCAAAAGAACAATATCCCAGCAACGGAACAAGATTCTGATGCTTAACCTTCCCCAACGTTTCCATTTCAGCTATGAATTCTCGGTTGCCCTGTGTCTTGGCTTGACTCAACTTCTTGACCGCAACTGTTTTAACATCAGGTAGAGTGGCCTTATATACAGTACCAAAACCTCCATCTCCTATGATGTTTGTCTTGCAAAAGTTGTTGGTGGCTTCAAGAATATCAACTAAAGTAATTTTCAGAAGAGGCTGCTCAAACATGGCTATGTTGATACTCAGAGGCTCCTTCgatctgctgctgctgctgctcaaGAAGTACAAGTTTTGATCAAGAAAACTGTTCAGTTTTCCTTCCTCAAGATCACCTTGCCCACTGTCTTTCAAAATCCATTTTCGCAGAGCAAAGGCTATACTAAGAGTGACAATCATACATCCAACTGCAATCCCAGCAAGTCCCCAAGCATTCAAATAATACGACTTGTCAAAGCTTTTGACCCTGCAATCTAAACCCATGATTTTCCCACAGAGGTCTTTGTTGCCAGCAAGTGAGATTTTTGACAGGTTTAGGCAAATACCACTTCCTGGTACGGGTCCTTCTAAACTGTTTTCTgccaaattcaaataaaaaagattaaccaGGGCACATAACTTCTCTGGAATTTGCCCTGATATCCTATTCCCTGAAACATCAAAATACTCGAGTTGCACCAAATTCCCAAGCTCTAGAGGAATTTCTCCTGTGAATTTATTTCCATGAAGATCCAAATATGTCAAGTATGACAGGTTGCTAAATGATCGCGGCAAGTTTCCATCAAAGAAATTATTACTCAAATTCATTGTTTCAATCTTCCATGCAATGGACATAGATGAGAGCTCATCTACAGACCCAGATAGCCGGTTCTTCTGGACATAAAGCCCCACAAGATTCAGCATTCCTGATAGAGAAGAAGGAAGCTCACCATCAAGCTCGTTATAGCTCAAATCCAAGTGAGTAAGCTCTTTCAAGTCTCCAAAACTACGAGGAACTGGACCATACAACTGATTACCAGTCAAATTCAGCTTCACCAAGCTGCCTAAGACACCTAGTCTCCCAGGGATGGTTCCTGAGAGTTGATTATTCCCCAAATACAGGCCCTGAAGCTTGGAAGAGCCACCAAGTTCTGGTGGAATGGAGCCGGTTAGCATATTTCCAGACAAATCCAAGGTTGTAAGATTTGTCAACCTTGAAAGTGACCCTGGAATTTCACCGGAAAGCTTGTTATTGTTGAGAAGAAGATCCACCACAACCACAAGGTTCCCCATCTCCTCAGGTATTGAACCGGACAGCATATTGTGTGACAAATCAAACACACCAAGGTGCTGAAAAAAGCTCGAATCAGGAATACTAGCTTCACGAAAATACAAAGAAGGCTCCGATGGAATGGGCCCTGATAACTTATTGTGAGAAAGAACCAAGCAATGTAATTGAACCAAATCTGCAAGTTTCTCCGGTATTGAACCAGAGAGTTGATTGTTTCCTAGGTCCAACGTGGTAAGTGCAGCTGAATGTCCGAGCTCCACAGGAATGGTTCCTTCCAACAGATTGGAGTTCAAATTGAGAACTGAAAGAGCTGTGAGATTGCCAATCTCCTTCGGGATAGTAACCCCTAGCTGATTGTTACTCAGCACCAGCCTCTCCAGCTGAACAGCATTGCCAATCTCCACGGGCAGAGAACCCTCTAAGAAATTATTTGCAGCGGAGAATTCCATCAAGGTCATGGAGTTCCACAAACTCGCAGGTATGGTACCCGAGAAATTGTTAGAATCAAGATCAAGCACCGTCAAAGGAAGCCCTGCTAAATACTCCGGAATCGAGCCGTTAATCTGATTATCCATCAAAACCAACTGGCTCAAATTAGTACACTTCAAGAACACGTCCTCAATACCACCAGTCAGGAAATTCACGTCAAGATCAATCTCCATAAGATCAACTGCCTTACAAAGCTCTCTTGGTATCTCCCCACTCAGCAAGTTACTACTCAAACTAATCACCCTCAACGCCGAACAATTCCCAATTTCAGGTGGTATTTTCCCTGAAAACCTATTATTTGAAAGCAAAAGTGACTCCACCTGGTTCCACTTTCCAAGCCAATGAGGCAGTGGCCCTGAAAGCTGATTCTTATCAGCAGAAAATGTCAACATAGGCAACATAGAAAGCTCTTCTGGTAACACTCCAGACAGAGAATTGAAAGACAACATCAGAGTCTTCAAATTTTTGCAATTTCCAAGCTCGGCAGGTATAGAACCATTAAGCTCAGAGTAAACAAGATTCAAAATTGACAAGCTCTCCATTGCGCCTATAGACTTCGGTATTGAACACCTCAATGGATTATAAGAAAGGTCAAGTTTACTCAATGACTTCAAATTGGAAATTTCTTCAGGAAAAGGACCTGTGATTGAACATGAAGGTGCAAAGAAGTTTTCAAGTCTTGAAAGGTCACCAATTTCTGGTGGAAAAGGACCAGAAAACAAGTTGATACCGATGTAAAGATCAGACAGGTTCTTAAGGTTGCCTATTTCAGGTGGAATGGGACCAGAAAAGGAATTGTTTGATATATCCAATGATTTCAAGGATTCAAGTTTAAAGAGATTTACAGGAGAACCTGATAGAAGGTTGTTACCAAGGTCCAAGAACTGAAGCCCGGTCAACTCACTAAGTTGACTCGGCACTGACCCAGTGAGCCCATTGCTTGAGAGGTCAAGGGTGTTCAGCTGGGACAACTCCCCAACCTCCGGTGGGATTTTCCCGGTGAACGAGTTGGGACCGAGTTGTAGGGTTTGGAGCCGAGTCAGCACACCGAGTTCACGGGGCAACTCCCCTGATAGCAGGTTACCACCCAGAGAAAGGTGTTTCAAGCGTTTAAGATTGGAAACTTGATGTGGGATTTCGCCAACAAAAAGGTTATAGGACAAATCAAGAATGGTTAAGGAAGAAAGGGAGAAAAGAGAAGGGTGGAGTCGGCCTCGAAGGCTCCGAGTTGAGAGTATCAAGGAAACAACACGGCCGAGATGGCAAGAAACGCCAACCCAGCTGCAGTGACGACTAGTTATGTTCCATGAAGAAAGGATCTTTGGGTTTCTGAGTGCATTTTTGAAGGAAATGAGAGATTCCCTATCTGTATTTTGATCTTCAGTGTACTTTGAAACCAAAATGAGAGGCTTTGTTAACActagaaagcaaaaaaacacaAGCTTGAAAGACATTGCCATTGTTGAAGAGAAAAAGGAGAGTTCTTTTTGAGGTTTTACATAGAGAAGATGGGAGGAGGGAGCTAAGAAGGAAAACCCGTTTAGAGAGAGGAGAAGGTGACAGGAGTGAGTAATGGAGATGGTGAAAGTGAGAGCAAGCTAAGACGCCATGGCCCTATTTGAGAGGGAGAAGGGCAGTGTCAGATAGGCATGCAACTCACATGACATGAGGTGTTCTGTAACTGCTTTTCTGTTTCGACGAGTCAATTGAGAAACTAAGTTAATCGAAGCTATGGATTTTTTGTTATCGGGTTCATACTCGTATAAAcatcaaacttaattttcaagatGAGGTTCAAGTTTTTGAGTGATGATTCATGGTATCATTGCTCGGATACCATGTATGAACTCTCCTGCATGATAATCACATAACTGTCATGTTAGAAAATTTATACAAGtttgttgaattatatataaaaaaaaaaaataattaaaatcaagatgTGTGCAGTCAAAAAGATGAGTTTGATATGTAATCTTTAGTGTTTTACGAGTAGTAAATGTGTAAAACATGACAAGGCATGAAATAAGTAAGGTAccgtttgttttgtgtttgaaaaatatatatgatttgtaaaaaatataaaattatctaaaaaatatacttgttttatatcttcatcttcatctctttTCTTAAACACGTTCTACTGTTCTAGCCTCTAAAATTAAAGGATGAATTTATactcttcacttttattttttcgcTCACGAGAAACCCAATGCAAGGCCATGGCTTTAGAAGACTATATATCTATGGTATTTATTTTCAAGGCGCCAGCAATCTTTTCGTACATGGAAGGAGCACCTAACCTACTatagttttatataataaaagcaTGAAGGAGTACTGGGAAGGCATGGCGTCCTCTACTTTCTGAGAATCCGGGGCTTGTCTCTTGCACATATATTCTctcctttttgctttttttctccttttgaatgtTCTTAACCTAGTTTTATTTGCACTATGTATGATTGTGGTTTCAAGTTAAGAAAAGGGAGGGAGATACTGCCTACTgtgtaaatatattatatagggGAATGATATCCTGCTATGAGCATGGTGTTTTGCGCTACCCAATAGCCATTATCCATGGTGCATGCTGAGAGTTTCGGGCTTTGGATCTTACCTGTAGCCTAGCCTAGCACTCTTGCCAtcgtctttttcttcttctttttctttttgccagAGAGAAGGGATATATTCATCAACGAAACCATGGTGATTCTGTCAAGAAATCTGTCATTTTCTAGGTTCGccatttgttttctaaatttagAGCAATTAGGGGGCAAGATAAGTCTTGCTGATCTAGATTTGGAGCTGCATTGATGTATTTTTCAAGGaggaaattgcaaaaaaaaactataatactGCAAGACTATGATCGGTCCGGCGGTTTGATCTAA
The sequence above is drawn from the Populus alba chromosome 15, ASM523922v2, whole genome shotgun sequence genome and encodes:
- the LOC118056439 gene encoding uncharacterized protein — its product is MAMSFKLVFFCFLVLTKPLILVSKYTEDQNTDRESLISFKNALRNPKILSSWNITSRHCSWVGVSCHLGRVVSLILSTRSLRGRLHPSLFSLSSLTILDLSYNLFVGEIPHQVSNLKRLKHLSLGGNLLSGELPRELGVLTRLQTLQLGPNSFTGKIPPEVGELSQLNTLDLSSNGLTGSVPSQLSELTGLQFLDLGNNLLSGSPVNLFKLESLKSLDISNNSFSGPIPPEIGNLKNLSDLYIGINLFSGPFPPEIGDLSRLENFFAPSCSITGPFPEEISNLKSLSKLDLSYNPLRCSIPKSIGAMESLSILNLVYSELNGSIPAELGNCKNLKTLMLSFNSLSGVLPEELSMLPMLTFSADKNQLSGPLPHWLGKWNQVESLLLSNNRFSGKIPPEIGNCSALRVISLSSNLLSGEIPRELCKAVDLMEIDLDVNFLTGGIEDVFLKCTNLSQLVLMDNQINGSIPEYLAGLPLTVLDLDSNNFSGTIPASLWNSMTLMEFSAANNFLEGSLPVEIGNAVQLERLVLSNNQLGVTIPKEIGNLTALSVLNLNSNLLEGTIPVELGHSAALTTLDLGNNQLSGSIPEKLADLVQLHCLVLSHNKLSGPIPSEPSLYFREASIPDSSFFQHLGVFDLSHNMLSGSIPEEMGNLVVVVDLLLNNNKLSGEIPGSLSRLTNLTTLDLSGNMLTGSIPPELGGSSKLQGLYLGNNQLSGTIPGRLGVLGSLVKLNLTGNQLYGPVPRSFGDLKELTHLDLSYNELDGELPSSLSGMLNLVGLYVQKNRLSGSVDELSSMSIAWKIETMNLSNNFFDGNLPRSFSNLSYLTYLDLHGNKFTGEIPLELGNLVQLEYFDVSGNRISGQIPEKLCALVNLFYLNLAENSLEGPVPGSGICLNLSKISLAGNKDLCGKIMGLDCRVKSFDKSYYLNAWGLAGIAVGCMIVTLSIAFALRKWILKDSGQGDLEEGKLNSFLDQNLYFLSSSSSRSKEPLSINIAMFEQPLLKITLVDILEATNNFCKTNIIGDGGFGTVYKATLPDVKTVAVKKLSQAKTQGNREFIAEMETLGKVKHQNLVPLLGYCSFGEEKLLVYEYMVNGSLDLWLRNQSRALDVLDWPKRVKIATGSARGLAFLHHGFTPHIIHRDIKASNILLNEDFEPKVADFGLARLISACETHVSTDIAGTFGYIPPEYGQSGRSTTRGDVYSFGVILLELVTGKEPTGPDFKEVEGGNLVGWVFQKIKKGQAADVLDPTVLSADSKQMMLQMLQIAAVCLSDNPANRPTMLKVLKFLKGIKDE
- the LOC118056438 gene encoding LOW QUALITY PROTEIN: heat stress transcription factor B-2a (The sequence of the model RefSeq protein was modified relative to this genomic sequence to represent the inferred CDS: deleted 1 base in 1 codon), which encodes MASPLPVEQNSGETPTSPLAAAAGGETSRSTPTPFLTKTFKIVDDHTIDDVISWNEDGSSFIVWNPTLFSRDLLPKFFKHNNFSSFVRQLNTYGFRKVVPDRWEFSNECFRKGEKNLLCEIQRRKLVAAPAAQVVAAPAAVKVIKTSSNSSSDEQVVISTRSSSPGLSLELLDENERLRKDNVRLKGELTEMKSLCGNIFSLVSDFENLREEEARKVLDLLPMKEEGGDGARIFGVEVGVKRGRELSGDMEVEEDGMQLRLRQPGGGSVTGVKIEVNGSRNEDR